A genomic window from Lycium barbarum isolate Lr01 chromosome 4, ASM1917538v2, whole genome shotgun sequence includes:
- the LOC132635013 gene encoding copper chaperone for superoxide dismutase, chloroplastic/cytosolic isoform X2, giving the protein MVDMSCQGCVNAVKSKLQTVEGVKNVDVDLDNQVVRILGSSPVKTMSEAFEQIGRKARLIGQGVPDDFLISAAVAEFKGPDIFGVVRLAQVNMELTRIEANFSGLSPGKHAWSINEFGDLTRGAASTGKLYSPPLGDLGTLDVDEKGEAFYSGAKEKLRVADLIGRAVAVYATEDKSDPGLKAAVIARSAGVGENYKKLCTCDGTTIWEATNKL; this is encoded by the exons ATGGTGGACATGTCGTGTCAAGGCTGTGTTAATGCAGTCAAGAGCAAATTGCAGACTGTTGAAG GAGTTAAGAATGTGGATGTGGACCTCGATAATCAAGTAGTGAGAATTCTTGGATCTTCACCTGTGAAGACTATGAGTGAAGCCTTCGAGCAAATAGGTCGAAAAGCCCGTCTGATTGGACAAGGAGTACCGGATG ATTTCCTTATATCTGCTGCTGTTGCCGAATTCAAAGGGCCAGATATTTTTGGTGTTGTTCGCTTGGCTCAAGTCAATATGGAATTAACTAGGATTGAAGCAAACTTCAGTGGCCTGTCACCTGGAAAGCATGCTTGGTCAATTAACGAATTTGGTGATTTGACGAGGGGGGCAGCTAGTACTGGGAAATTGTATAGCCCA CCACTCGGTGACCTGGGCACACTGGATGTTGACGAGAAAGGCGAGGCATTTTATTCTGGAGCTAAAGAGAAGCTAAGAGTTGCTGACCTGATTGGGCGAGCTGTAGCGGTGTATGCAACTGAAGATAAATCAGATCCAGGCCTTAAAGCAGCAGTGATAGCCAGAAGTGCAGGAGTTGGTGAGAACTACAAGAAACTTTGCACTTGTGATGGTACCACTATTTGGGAAGCAACCAACAAACTCTGA